A genomic stretch from Ketobacter sp. MCCC 1A13808 includes:
- a CDS encoding efflux RND transporter permease subunit encodes MSRFFIDRPIFAWVIAITVMLAGTLAIIKLPINQYPSIAAPAVGISVSYPGASPQTVQDTVVQVIEQQMNGIDNLRYISSESNSDGSMSITVTFEQGTDPDIAQVQVQNKLQLATPLLPQEVQQQGIRVTKAVRNFLMVVALVSTDGSMNKNDLANYLVANIQDPISRTKGVGDFQVFGSQYAMRIWLDPAKLLSFQLTPTDVANAIKAQNVQVSSGQLGGLPAVSDQQLNATIIGKTRLQSPEEFRKILLKVDTNGAQVRLSDVAKVELGGESYQIDAQFNGNPASGLAVKLATGSNALETAQAVRNTIADLEPFFPPGVKVVYPYDTTPVISASIEGVVHTLIEAVVLVFLVMYLFLQNFRATLIPTLAVPVVLLGTFGVLAAFGFTINTLTMFAMVLAIGLLVDDAIVVVENVERVMTEEGLSPLQATRKSMVQIQGALVGIALVLSAVFVPMAFFGGSTGVIYRQFAITIVSAMALSVLVALIFTPALCATILKPIKAGEHHAKRGFFGWFNRTFERGVSRYEGGVSAMLRHKVPYLVVYLVIVGLMAWMFTRIPTAFLPDEDQGVLFAQVQTPVGSTAGRTQAMVDDMRRYLLDEEKDAVQSIFTVTGFNFSGRGQSAGMAFIMLKPWEERASEELGVAALADRAQQRFDQFRDAMAFAFAPPAVMELGRATGFNFYLQDRAGLGHLALTEARDQFLELAEKDPVIEKPRSNGLPDQPQFQLLIDDEKVRAMGVNLADVNEMVSTAWASRYVNDFIDQGRVKKVYLQAQADARMNPEDLAKWYIRNDAGQMVPMSAFASGEWVYGPAKLTRYNGVEAIEIQGAPAAGYSSGDAMEAVERIMEQLPPGIGHSWTGLSYEERLSGSQAPALYALSLLVVFLCLAALYESWSIPFSVMLVVPMGVIGALLFTYMRGLSNDVFFQVGLLTTVGLTAKNAILIVEFAKSLVDQGQPVVSAAVQACRMRLRPIIMTSLAFVLGVVPLAIASGASSGSQHAIGTGVIGGMISGTVLAVFAVPLFFVLITHFSLKLRKNKETEQAPDAEVSV; translated from the coding sequence ATGTCGAGATTTTTTATAGACCGGCCGATCTTCGCCTGGGTGATTGCCATTACGGTGATGTTGGCGGGAACTCTGGCCATTATCAAATTACCCATTAATCAATATCCCAGTATTGCGGCTCCTGCGGTCGGTATTAGCGTGAGCTATCCCGGAGCCTCACCGCAAACCGTTCAGGACACGGTGGTGCAGGTCATTGAACAACAAATGAATGGCATCGACAATCTGCGTTACATCAGCTCGGAAAGTAACTCCGACGGCAGTATGTCGATTACCGTGACTTTCGAGCAAGGTACCGATCCGGATATTGCTCAAGTGCAGGTGCAAAATAAACTGCAGCTGGCAACTCCCTTGCTGCCACAGGAAGTGCAACAACAGGGTATTCGTGTTACCAAAGCCGTGCGTAACTTTTTGATGGTGGTGGCGTTGGTGTCAACCGACGGCAGCATGAACAAAAACGATCTGGCCAATTATCTGGTGGCGAATATTCAGGACCCGATATCCCGTACTAAGGGCGTCGGGGATTTTCAGGTATTTGGTTCCCAGTATGCCATGCGTATCTGGCTTGATCCGGCCAAGCTGCTCAGTTTTCAATTAACACCAACGGATGTAGCCAACGCGATCAAAGCTCAGAACGTGCAGGTGTCTTCCGGTCAACTGGGCGGATTGCCGGCCGTGAGTGATCAGCAATTGAATGCCACTATCATCGGTAAAACCCGGTTACAGAGCCCCGAAGAATTCCGTAAGATTTTGCTCAAGGTGGATACCAACGGCGCTCAGGTTCGCCTTTCCGATGTGGCGAAAGTGGAATTGGGGGGTGAAAGTTATCAGATCGATGCGCAGTTTAATGGCAATCCTGCTTCGGGTCTGGCGGTTAAGCTGGCCACTGGTTCGAATGCGTTGGAAACCGCCCAGGCGGTCCGCAATACCATCGCCGATCTGGAGCCGTTTTTTCCGCCTGGTGTAAAGGTAGTGTATCCCTACGATACGACCCCGGTTATATCCGCTTCTATTGAAGGCGTGGTGCATACCCTGATCGAGGCGGTGGTGTTGGTATTCCTGGTCATGTATTTGTTTTTACAAAATTTCCGGGCCACTTTAATTCCCACGCTGGCGGTACCGGTCGTGTTGCTGGGCACGTTCGGCGTGCTGGCGGCATTTGGTTTTACGATTAATACACTGACCATGTTTGCCATGGTGCTGGCTATCGGCTTGCTGGTGGACGATGCCATTGTGGTAGTGGAAAACGTGGAGCGGGTGATGACCGAAGAAGGTTTGTCGCCGTTGCAAGCCACCCGTAAATCCATGGTCCAGATTCAAGGTGCTCTGGTGGGTATTGCGTTGGTGTTATCGGCCGTGTTTGTACCGATGGCGTTCTTCGGTGGTTCTACCGGGGTTATATACCGGCAGTTTGCGATCACGATTGTGTCTGCGATGGCGTTGTCTGTATTGGTCGCTTTGATTTTTACGCCCGCTTTGTGCGCCACCATTCTGAAGCCGATTAAAGCCGGTGAACACCACGCTAAACGAGGCTTTTTCGGCTGGTTTAACCGCACATTTGAGCGCGGTGTTAGCCGCTACGAAGGCGGAGTCAGCGCCATGTTGCGGCATAAAGTGCCTTACCTGGTGGTGTATCTGGTGATAGTGGGATTAATGGCGTGGATGTTTACCCGCATACCCACCGCGTTTTTACCGGATGAAGATCAGGGTGTGTTATTTGCCCAGGTGCAAACACCAGTCGGTTCCACTGCCGGCCGCACCCAGGCCATGGTGGATGATATGCGCCGGTATTTGCTGGACGAAGAAAAAGACGCGGTACAGTCGATATTTACGGTAACGGGCTTTAATTTTTCAGGTCGCGGCCAGAGTGCCGGGATGGCGTTTATTATGCTGAAGCCCTGGGAAGAGCGTGCCAGTGAAGAATTGGGGGTCGCCGCGCTAGCGGACCGCGCCCAGCAACGCTTTGATCAATTCCGTGATGCCATGGCGTTTGCGTTCGCGCCACCCGCGGTAATGGAGTTGGGGCGTGCCACCGGGTTTAACTTTTATCTGCAGGATCGTGCCGGACTGGGCCATCTGGCCTTAACGGAAGCGCGGGATCAGTTTCTGGAATTAGCAGAGAAAGATCCGGTGATCGAAAAGCCGCGTTCAAACGGTTTGCCCGATCAACCCCAATTCCAGTTGTTAATCGATGATGAGAAAGTGCGGGCGATGGGAGTGAACCTGGCGGATGTGAACGAAATGGTGAGTACCGCCTGGGCGTCTCGTTATGTAAACGATTTTATTGATCAGGGACGGGTGAAGAAAGTGTATCTGCAGGCACAGGCCGATGCCCGTATGAATCCGGAAGATTTAGCAAAATGGTACATTCGCAATGACGCCGGTCAAATGGTGCCGATGTCGGCCTTTGCCAGTGGTGAGTGGGTTTACGGACCGGCAAAATTAACCCGCTATAACGGCGTGGAAGCGATCGAAATTCAAGGTGCACCGGCTGCGGGTTACAGTTCTGGCGATGCGATGGAGGCCGTAGAACGGATTATGGAGCAATTGCCACCGGGGATCGGTCACTCCTGGACTGGTTTGTCTTATGAAGAACGCTTATCCGGTTCCCAGGCACCTGCCTTATATGCGCTTTCGCTCTTGGTGGTGTTTTTATGCCTGGCGGCACTTTATGAAAGCTGGTCCATTCCGTTCTCCGTCATGTTGGTGGTGCCTATGGGGGTGATCGGTGCATTGTTATTCACGTATATGCGTGGTTTGTCCAATGATGTGTTCTTTCAGGTGGGCTTGTTAACCACCGTCGGGCTGACCGCCAAGAACGCCATTCTGATTGTGGAATTTGCCAAAAGTCTGGTGGATCAGGGGCAACCGGTGGTGAGTGCTGCGGTGCAGGCGTGTCGCATGCGCTTGCGTCCGATCATTATGACTTCATTGGCGTTTGTTCTGGGTGTGGTGCCATTAGCCATAGCGAGTGGCGCCAGCTCCGGCAGTCAGCACGCTATCGGTACCGGCGTTATTGGCGGCATGATCAGTGGCACCGTACTGGCGGTGTTCGCGGTACCACTATTTTTTGTTTTGATTACCCATTTCAGTTTAAAACTGCGTAAGAATAAAGAAACGGAGCAAGCTCCGGATGCAGAGGTTTCAGTATGA
- a CDS encoding efflux RND transporter periplasmic adaptor subunit, protein MVLFCRRLYGFYALAFSALMLTGCGQETNPKEMPPVKVGVVTLKAEVYENTMELPGRTSAYRTAEVRPQVGGIILERLFEEGSLVEANQSLYQIDSATYEAALKSAKATLALAESKEKRYKDLVENQAVSKLEYEQANAALLEAQAKYDMAKIDLEYTKVRAPISGRIGRSRVSEGALVSVNQAAELATIKQLDPIYVDVTQPVRQLLKSRRAHEQGRLQKVSDGSAKVQLTLEEGTEYPLTGALKFNEVNVDEGTASVTLRAIFPNPDENLLPGLFVHARLVGGVDNDAILAPQQGITRNFRGDPVAYVVNADNQVEQRDLDAVQTVGNRWLINSGLQAGDQLITEGLQHIKPGMQVEVQAAANVTLTKTSLE, encoded by the coding sequence ATGGTCTTGTTTTGTCGTCGTCTTTACGGGTTCTATGCACTCGCTTTTTCAGCCCTGATGCTAACTGGCTGCGGTCAGGAAACTAACCCCAAAGAAATGCCTCCGGTGAAAGTCGGGGTGGTCACGTTAAAAGCTGAAGTCTATGAAAACACAATGGAATTGCCTGGCCGGACTTCGGCCTACCGTACCGCTGAAGTACGCCCCCAGGTGGGCGGCATCATTCTCGAGCGTCTGTTTGAGGAAGGCAGTCTGGTGGAGGCCAACCAATCGCTCTATCAAATCGATTCTGCCACCTATGAAGCGGCATTAAAGAGTGCAAAAGCGACCCTGGCTTTAGCGGAATCAAAAGAGAAACGATACAAGGATTTGGTTGAAAATCAAGCCGTTAGTAAGCTCGAATACGAACAGGCCAACGCCGCGCTGTTGGAGGCGCAGGCCAAATACGATATGGCTAAGATTGACCTGGAATACACCAAGGTTCGGGCACCGATTTCCGGTCGGATAGGCCGGTCCCGGGTCAGTGAGGGGGCTCTGGTCAGCGTTAATCAGGCTGCCGAGCTGGCGACGATCAAACAGCTTGATCCGATCTATGTGGATGTAACCCAGCCGGTTCGGCAACTGCTGAAGTCGCGCCGGGCTCACGAGCAGGGGCGTCTGCAAAAAGTCAGTGACGGTTCTGCCAAGGTGCAACTGACATTGGAAGAGGGCACAGAGTACCCGTTAACCGGCGCGCTCAAGTTCAACGAAGTGAACGTCGATGAAGGTACTGCTTCTGTTACCTTGCGCGCCATTTTCCCCAATCCCGATGAAAACCTGCTGCCGGGGCTGTTTGTGCATGCCCGTTTGGTGGGAGGGGTGGACAATGATGCCATTTTGGCACCGCAGCAGGGTATCACGCGTAATTTCAGGGGCGATCCGGTGGCGTACGTCGTAAATGCCGATAACCAGGTGGAACAGCGCGATCTGGACGCCGTTCAGACCGTGGGCAATCGCTGGTTAATCAATAGCGGGTTGCAAGCGGGAGACCAGTTGATCACCGAGGGCTTGCAGCACATCAAACCCGGTATGCAGGTGGAAGTGCAGGCCGCTGCCAATGTCACCTTAACTAAGACCTCTCTGGAGTAG